One Spirochaeta cellobiosiphila DSM 17781 DNA window includes the following coding sequences:
- a CDS encoding YqgE/AlgH family protein: MGKGRGKSLSGFLLIAEPNLYDPNFYHGVILIVQHDEEGALGFVLNRQLDNKLIEVIKDIQDPHIAQQKVYWGGPLHEHLLFVLHNGIPKKYRSIESLEPVKDVIFEPDHHLIKSYLHDKTEEANPGFTLLPFAGCAVWAPEQLEKEIEEQLWTTLAFDKDIVFSDNKKDLWRAALIKKGGIYGVVAATGYKPSLN, from the coding sequence ATGGGTAAAGGGAGAGGAAAAAGCCTCAGTGGCTTTTTACTTATTGCAGAGCCTAATCTATATGATCCGAACTTCTACCATGGAGTGATTCTTATAGTTCAGCATGATGAGGAAGGAGCATTAGGCTTTGTCTTAAATAGACAGTTGGATAACAAACTCATAGAAGTAATAAAGGATATACAAGATCCGCATATAGCCCAACAGAAAGTCTATTGGGGAGGACCTCTTCACGAACACCTTCTCTTTGTCCTACACAATGGGATCCCCAAAAAATACCGAAGTATCGAATCCCTTGAACCAGTAAAAGATGTCATATTTGAACCGGATCACCATTTGATCAAATCCTATCTCCATGATAAAACTGAAGAAGCCAATCCAGGCTTCACCCTCCTTCCTTTTGCAGGATGTGCGGTTTGGGCTCCAGAACAGTTAGAAAAGGAAATTGAGGAACAACTCTGGACAACCCTTGCTTTCGACAAAGATATTGTTTTCAGTGATAACAAGAAAGACCTTTGGCGAGCTGCGCTGATTAAGAAGGGAGGAATATACGGGGTCGTTGCGGCCACAGGCTATAAACCTTCACTTAATTAA
- the pyrE gene encoding orotate phosphoribosyltransferase gives MEQYKEDFITFMVRSGVLTFGDFTTKSGRKTPFFINTGNYDSGDQMAQLGKYYGEALMNVYGEDFDVLFGPAYKGIPLVITTAMALSDKYKLDKFFAFNRKEAKDHGEGGNLIGHKLKDGEKLIIVEDVTTAGTSIRESIPLLQKAADVKIKALLVSVDRQEKGTGDKSALAQIEEDYGIQPIPIVTLDEIVEYLYNRPIDGTVYIDDTILERIKEYRTKYGA, from the coding sequence ATGGAACAATATAAGGAAGACTTCATTACCTTCATGGTAAGAAGCGGTGTGCTTACCTTTGGGGACTTCACAACTAAATCAGGAAGAAAAACACCTTTTTTTATCAACACAGGCAATTATGACTCTGGTGATCAGATGGCTCAACTTGGTAAATACTATGGGGAAGCCCTAATGAATGTATATGGTGAGGACTTTGATGTCTTATTCGGGCCTGCCTATAAAGGAATTCCTTTAGTCATAACAACAGCCATGGCCCTCTCAGACAAATATAAACTGGATAAGTTCTTTGCCTTTAACCGTAAGGAAGCCAAAGATCATGGAGAAGGGGGCAATCTAATTGGACATAAACTAAAAGATGGGGAAAAACTCATTATTGTTGAAGACGTGACCACCGCCGGAACCAGTATCAGAGAGAGTATCCCTCTCTTACAAAAAGCAGCTGATGTTAAAATAAAAGCCCTATTAGTGTCTGTAGATAGACAAGAGAAAGGAACAGGTGATAAATCAGCCCTGGCCCAGATAGAAGAAGACTACGGCATTCAGCCTATTCCTATAGTTACCTTAGATGAAATCGTAGAATACCTGTACAATCGACCCATTGACGGGACTGTCTATATTGACGATACAATCCTGGAACGGATTAAAGAGTATCGTACAAAATACGGGGCTTAA
- a CDS encoding dihydroneopterin aldolase, translated as MDKVFIKNLKVPCLVGIYPHEREAPQELLLNITLGTTITEAARLDELSLSIDYEEMKNKVIDYIRSTEFFLLETLAEKTAAFCLEHPLAEEVTLSIEKVGIFPDCESVGIEITRRN; from the coding sequence ATGGACAAAGTATTTATTAAGAACTTAAAAGTTCCCTGCTTAGTGGGAATCTACCCTCATGAGAGAGAAGCTCCCCAAGAGCTTCTTCTCAACATTACCCTGGGAACAACTATTACAGAAGCGGCTCGGTTAGATGAACTATCCCTCTCGATTGATTATGAGGAAATGAAAAACAAGGTCATTGACTACATCCGCAGTACGGAGTTCTTTTTATTAGAGACTCTAGCAGAGAAGACGGCCGCTTTTTGCCTGGAACATCCTCTGGCTGAAGAAGTCACCCTTTCCATTGAAAAGGTAGGAATATTCCCAGACTGTGAGAGTGTGGGAATAGAGATAACAAGAAGGAATTAA
- the folE gene encoding GTP cyclohydrolase I FolE yields MNLDNMENYITGILNEMGEDTNRNGLLKTPSRVAKAYEFLTQGYHQNLEEVINGAVFETSNKDMVIAKDIEIFSLCEHHMLPFFGKVHIGYIPKTKVLGVSKLARIADMFAHRLQIQENLTHQIAEAVMTSIDALGVGVVMEAKHMCMMMRGVEKQHSNMVTSSVLGSFRENIKTREEFMTLIRSNF; encoded by the coding sequence ATGAATCTAGATAATATGGAAAACTATATAACAGGTATCCTCAATGAGATGGGGGAAGACACTAATCGTAACGGTTTACTCAAAACACCTTCACGGGTGGCCAAAGCCTATGAGTTCCTAACCCAGGGCTATCACCAGAACCTGGAAGAAGTTATTAATGGGGCTGTCTTTGAGACTAGTAATAAAGATATGGTTATAGCAAAGGACATTGAAATATTCAGCTTATGTGAGCACCATATGCTTCCTTTCTTTGGAAAGGTCCACATTGGTTATATTCCCAAGACTAAGGTACTGGGGGTGAGTAAATTAGCCCGTATTGCGGATATGTTTGCCCATCGATTACAAATACAGGAAAACCTAACTCACCAGATTGCTGAAGCAGTCATGACTTCCATCGATGCCCTTGGTGTTGGTGTGGTTATGGAAGCTAAACATATGTGTATGATGATGCGCGGTGTAGAAAAGCAGCATTCTAATATGGTCACATCAAGCGTCCTGGGAAGCTTCCGGGAGAATATTAAGACCAGAGAAGAGTTTATGACTCTGATCCGGTCTAACTTCTAA
- the nth gene encoding endonuclease III: protein MTMTKIDMEEILALHYPNTRTLLHYNNPFELLIAVILSAQCTDAMVNRVTPDLFKAYPNAEALAHADLDNLEELVRRTGFYKNKAKNIKATASMLVKKYKSKVPRELEELTSLPGVGRKTANVVRGHIWDEPGIIVDTHFGRVMRRLGFTDATDPIKVEQDIQQIIPKERWLRLSMTANYHGRDLCKSRRPLCEQCFLQEVCPSREL, encoded by the coding sequence ATGACTATGACTAAGATAGATATGGAAGAGATTCTTGCTCTTCATTACCCAAACACACGTACATTACTGCATTATAACAATCCTTTTGAACTATTAATTGCTGTTATTCTATCAGCTCAGTGCACAGATGCTATGGTGAATAGAGTTACTCCTGATCTCTTTAAAGCCTATCCTAATGCAGAAGCTTTGGCCCATGCAGATCTCGATAATCTGGAAGAACTAGTCAGAAGAACAGGATTCTATAAAAATAAGGCTAAGAATATCAAAGCTACTGCCTCAATGCTTGTAAAGAAATACAAATCAAAGGTTCCAAGAGAATTAGAAGAATTGACTTCCTTACCGGGAGTCGGGCGTAAAACCGCCAATGTGGTACGAGGGCATATATGGGATGAACCAGGCATCATTGTGGATACTCATTTCGGCAGAGTAATGCGCCGTCTAGGGTTCACTGATGCCACAGACCCTATTAAAGTGGAACAGGATATTCAACAGATCATTCCCAAAGAACGTTGGTTACGTCTTTCAATGACAGCCAATTATCACGGACGGGATCTGTGCAAATCCCGCCGACCTCTTTGTGAACAGTGTTTTCTACAGGAAGTTTGTCCCTCACGGGAACTTTAG
- a CDS encoding helix-turn-helix transcriptional regulator: protein MQFGYSFFWFITYSILVAGTAISAGAIHYDKRFSLITAMNLSLILIAVSVFFILFFYYQGDISVEGWGYFLLVFLFFLGLATSSYFILPIPDTLLSQDTEQNKWLLAIKTIIALGFLGYTITAFLDKLFFYNEGNSILNGIFQLLVFFCFLASSIYSYVRFMRGKLIQSPLYKVFITLLGILGISSIFIIDVFYGLWSKIHTQNELSIFYLLPAYSILLSSLLTIHILKTLRQNRTKNLTGYKDILSESGISPREEEIIQLLIKGNSYKDIAETLFISLATVQTHVRSIYKKMGVRNKVELINSLQIP, encoded by the coding sequence ATGCAATTTGGTTATTCATTCTTTTGGTTTATAACATACTCCATTCTTGTAGCAGGTACGGCTATCTCTGCTGGAGCGATTCATTACGACAAACGTTTCTCTCTTATAACAGCTATGAATCTATCATTGATCTTGATAGCAGTATCGGTTTTCTTTATTTTATTTTTCTATTACCAAGGAGATATTAGTGTAGAAGGCTGGGGATATTTCCTTCTAGTCTTTCTTTTCTTCCTGGGCTTAGCCACTTCTTCCTATTTTATTCTTCCTATACCTGATACTTTATTGTCCCAAGATACTGAGCAGAATAAATGGCTCCTTGCCATTAAAACTATTATAGCCCTAGGATTCTTAGGTTACACCATCACCGCCTTTTTGGATAAATTATTCTTTTATAATGAAGGAAATAGCATTCTCAATGGAATATTCCAGCTCCTTGTATTCTTTTGTTTTTTAGCAAGCTCTATCTACTCATATGTTAGGTTTATGAGGGGAAAACTTATACAATCTCCTTTGTATAAGGTCTTCATCACTCTACTGGGAATATTAGGGATATCTTCCATTTTTATTATTGATGTATTTTATGGCCTTTGGTCGAAAATCCATACTCAGAATGAACTCAGCATATTTTATCTCCTGCCAGCCTACTCTATTTTGTTATCTTCCCTTTTGACTATCCATATTCTTAAGACTCTTCGCCAAAACAGGACAAAAAATCTTACAGGATACAAGGATATACTGTCAGAAAGCGGGATTAGTCCTCGGGAAGAAGAGATCATTCAGCTCTTGATTAAGGGGAATAGCTACAAAGATATAGCGGAAACCCTGTTCATCTCCTTAGCTACGGTTCAGACCCATGTCCGTAGTATTTACAAGAAAATGGGTGTAAGAAATAAAGTTGAACTCATAAATTCCCTCCAAATACCATAA
- a CDS encoding DUF4097 family beta strand repeat-containing protein: MINRNVLFVMILELLLILPLCAADIQEEESYSIANMDKVIIDQSKLKAVAIGISIVPTKTLITSGPQESLLVKIEAQQFFRKSNPVKINTTQEGRELRILMQYRNPLRFGISFGKIKIHVIVPESWLKDVELYNGRTETIVSNLRIAHFKANPILTDIDLQNSNFESIDINLGSDSSLMAQGVHANAWTIMGKLGTVKAKEVSGAMNISTFDGNIDIDFATFQGMSEFSSTLGNINIKIPEQTEMALDLSSTLEKIKTDIPIMGSIGDNDDRHIKGTTGPTSNKITAHTGDGVIKILTKKS, from the coding sequence ATGATAAATCGCAATGTTTTATTCGTAATGATTCTGGAACTGTTGCTGATTCTGCCCTTGTGCGCAGCTGATATCCAGGAAGAAGAAAGCTATTCTATAGCGAACATGGACAAGGTTATTATCGACCAGAGCAAATTAAAAGCTGTGGCCATAGGGATTAGTATTGTTCCCACTAAGACTTTGATAACCAGCGGTCCCCAAGAAAGTCTACTCGTTAAGATCGAAGCACAACAGTTCTTTAGAAAGAGTAATCCTGTAAAAATCAATACAACACAGGAAGGAAGAGAGCTTCGAATATTGATGCAATACCGTAATCCTCTCAGATTTGGTATTAGTTTTGGTAAAATAAAAATCCATGTGATTGTTCCCGAATCCTGGTTAAAGGATGTAGAGCTATATAATGGCCGTACAGAGACTATCGTATCGAATCTAAGGATAGCTCACTTCAAAGCGAACCCAATCTTGACTGATATTGACCTGCAGAACTCAAATTTTGAGTCCATTGATATAAACCTGGGATCAGACTCCAGTCTTATGGCACAAGGGGTTCACGCTAATGCCTGGACTATCATGGGAAAACTCGGCACGGTCAAAGCCAAAGAGGTAAGTGGTGCTATGAACATCAGTACTTTTGACGGGAACATAGACATTGATTTTGCTACATTCCAGGGAATGTCAGAATTTTCTTCTACCCTGGGAAACATCAATATTAAAATACCAGAACAAACAGAAATGGCTTTGGACTTATCCAGTACTCTAGAGAAAATAAAGACAGACATACCTATTATGGGCTCCATCGGTGATAATGATGACAGACACATAAAAGGAACAACTGGTCCTACTTCCAACAAAATAACCGCTCATACTGGTGACGGTGTCATTAAAATACTCACAAAAAAATCATAA
- a CDS encoding LA_2272 family surface repeat-containing protein has translation MKYTTLILALCLSLSSILYAEDNTSQQLSPFQITVAYPLATHGSESLHYTNMLSLNWFYGLNGGVKGLELGTLFNYNAQDVMGLQWAGITNINGGDSKGVILSGVTNIGYGRYTGLFLSGILNYSRKGLTGVAAAPVNINTSEVEGLQLGVFNYTKNLKGVQFGLVNYVENADKGLPIGLVNIVKDGYMGVENVSGEVIYTSLILKVGMERYYTSYKFGLTQNDHQILYVTGLGIGRNVTLSDTQKLSIDLSVNQIHESSTIHESLNLLHKLDLNYKRKIINNLSFLLGPSLNFYVYDEKLIRVPYSFGTWDLGDNKANMWIGMNTGIGYSF, from the coding sequence ATGAAATATACAACACTGATCCTGGCGTTATGCCTCAGCCTTTCTAGCATCCTCTATGCTGAAGACAATACTAGTCAGCAATTAAGTCCCTTCCAGATTACAGTGGCCTATCCCCTGGCGACTCATGGTTCGGAATCTCTTCATTATACAAATATGTTATCCCTTAACTGGTTCTATGGGCTCAATGGGGGCGTCAAAGGTTTAGAATTAGGAACCCTATTTAACTACAATGCCCAGGATGTGATGGGCTTACAATGGGCTGGTATTACAAACATTAATGGGGGTGACTCTAAAGGGGTGATCCTATCAGGGGTAACAAACATTGGTTATGGCCGTTATACAGGTCTCTTTCTATCGGGAATTCTCAATTATTCCCGGAAAGGTTTAACTGGAGTGGCGGCAGCCCCTGTTAACATTAATACATCAGAAGTAGAAGGCCTTCAATTAGGAGTCTTTAACTACACAAAGAATCTTAAGGGAGTTCAGTTTGGATTGGTGAATTATGTAGAGAATGCAGATAAAGGACTTCCTATTGGCTTAGTTAACATTGTCAAAGATGGATATATGGGAGTAGAAAATGTATCTGGTGAGGTTATTTATACCAGTCTGATTCTAAAGGTGGGGATGGAGCGATACTATACAAGCTACAAATTTGGTTTGACACAGAATGATCATCAGATACTTTATGTCACAGGCTTGGGCATTGGGCGTAATGTGACATTGTCCGACACCCAAAAGTTGAGTATTGATCTATCTGTGAACCAAATCCATGAATCCAGTACCATTCATGAGTCTTTAAACCTATTACATAAACTGGATCTTAATTACAAGAGGAAGATCATCAACAATCTGTCCTTCCTATTGGGACCTTCTTTGAACTTTTATGTATATGATGAAAAGCTTATTAGAGTTCCTTATTCCTTTGGGACATGGGACTTAGGTGATAATAAGGCTAATATGTGGATAGGGATGAATACTGGGATAGGATATAGTTTTTAG
- a CDS encoding tyrosine-type recombinase/integrase has product MPRQQQPYALRKRGDYWHYKLKDSHFKTTGKKNKAQAMTYALNKFNESQKIANHKQTIKNWINLFYIPETCPHVQRLRAEGKRISERHCNTERSRIERLILTDKKICNMVMSETRRGDILDFRERLIKKHGRTSKVNKAIGTLKTAFKEAYFREIIDRDPTQGIGNIKYEVQQVGIFTRSELKKLFHTEYPGIWVDKMTYLIFYMAASAGLRRGEIFALKWSDLNGNVLTINRAWADAKGTILDLPKWGKKRETIITHDLANKLAEYRETQFARQDDDFIFSYSDGQRVSFTLWKRRFATALKRAAEMEDDDSPDFKNIENRNLKPHSFRHTLNTLLLAEGMSDILIQASFGWSNPVTQQGYTHLGVEHIREQKNIVEGIFG; this is encoded by the coding sequence TTGCCTAGACAACAACAACCTTATGCGTTACGAAAACGTGGTGATTATTGGCATTATAAACTTAAGGATAGCCACTTTAAAACCACAGGAAAAAAGAATAAAGCGCAAGCCATGACTTACGCTTTAAATAAGTTTAATGAATCACAAAAAATCGCTAATCACAAGCAAACCATCAAGAATTGGATTAACCTATTCTATATACCTGAAACCTGTCCTCATGTACAAAGATTAAGAGCTGAAGGGAAACGTATATCAGAACGCCATTGCAATACAGAACGTAGTAGAATAGAGCGTTTAATACTAACAGATAAGAAAATATGTAATATGGTTATGAGTGAAACTAGGCGTGGTGATATCCTAGATTTTAGAGAAAGACTTATCAAAAAACACGGAAGAACTAGCAAGGTTAATAAAGCAATAGGGACTCTTAAAACGGCTTTTAAAGAAGCTTACTTCCGAGAAATAATAGATAGAGATCCAACCCAAGGAATTGGTAATATTAAGTATGAAGTACAGCAGGTCGGTATCTTTACAAGATCAGAGTTAAAGAAACTCTTTCACACAGAATATCCAGGCATTTGGGTTGATAAAATGACTTATTTAATCTTCTATATGGCGGCCTCAGCAGGACTAAGACGAGGTGAGATCTTCGCTCTAAAATGGTCAGACTTAAACGGCAATGTATTAACAATAAATAGAGCCTGGGCAGATGCTAAAGGAACTATACTAGATCTGCCAAAATGGGGAAAGAAACGTGAGACAATCATCACCCATGACCTCGCTAATAAGCTTGCAGAATACAGAGAAACCCAATTCGCTAGGCAAGATGATGACTTTATATTCTCCTATTCTGATGGACAAAGAGTATCCTTTACTCTTTGGAAAAGACGCTTTGCTACTGCATTAAAAAGAGCAGCAGAAATGGAAGATGATGATAGTCCCGATTTCAAAAATATTGAAAATAGAAACCTAAAACCTCATAGCTTTAGGCATACACTGAACACCCTACTCCTTGCTGAAGGGATGTCAGATATTCTCATTCAAGCTTCCTTTGGCTGGAGTAATCCAGTTACTCAGCAAGGTTATACCCATTTGGGTGTAGAGCATATTAGGGAGCAGAAGAATATTGTTGAGGGGATATTTGGGTAA
- a CDS encoding DUF2971 domain-containing protein has product MDNEYFYRFRPIEFRYEDKDGKPIKKCVSEELRNQEIALCTVSENNDPMDGLMSIYWEGDAVLWKNLIKHYALCLFDNLIKLPLYGNDVSFSITDVKISLTPEDFRNVEIKNLFETYLANVLTNKNINFLKDILIKLHKVNQSTMKGLLGIFQEDFSYEFSKVIYQSEFSKFYRFPKFKTKDKSSIFYFLENEDELNLESISNVIGNIEMSSILIQRKENKEVIPISKENYINITLLFHNYYIKACNRFVFPIHYLASFSKHYSNITMWGHYASGHRGICLVFKKDKHLKLTTRQKLPFKEVIYEDKAIEMNFFTSLAALSLYKIDKYWLEDGNSFSKYEGISVYDSDSFRDDYWSRFNRKTQTKTESWSSEQEVRVVFSNHWGPEIEYAARIKQYDFDCLDGIIFGIKTPDKVKIDIISVVENILKERRDTRNFNFYQAEIDLEKYKMKYFKLNISLND; this is encoded by the coding sequence TTGGATAATGAGTATTTTTATAGGTTCCGCCCAATAGAGTTTAGATATGAGGATAAGGACGGTAAACCAATAAAGAAATGTGTATCTGAAGAGCTTAGGAATCAGGAAATTGCCCTTTGTACAGTATCTGAAAACAACGATCCTATGGATGGATTAATGTCAATCTATTGGGAAGGCGATGCTGTTTTATGGAAGAACTTAATAAAACATTATGCTCTTTGCCTATTTGACAACTTAATTAAATTACCATTATATGGAAACGATGTCTCTTTTTCGATTACAGATGTTAAGATCAGTTTAACTCCTGAAGACTTTAGAAATGTAGAAATTAAAAATTTGTTTGAAACCTATTTAGCTAACGTACTTACAAACAAAAATATAAATTTTCTAAAAGACATTCTAATAAAGCTTCATAAAGTTAATCAATCAACAATGAAAGGCTTACTGGGAATATTTCAAGAAGATTTCTCTTATGAATTTTCGAAAGTTATATATCAAAGTGAATTTAGTAAATTTTATAGATTCCCAAAATTTAAAACAAAGGATAAATCAAGTATATTTTATTTTCTGGAAAATGAAGATGAACTAAATCTCGAAAGTATATCAAATGTCATTGGTAACATTGAAATGAGTAGTATTTTAATTCAAAGAAAAGAGAACAAAGAAGTAATACCAATTTCCAAAGAAAATTACATCAATATAACATTGTTATTCCATAATTATTACATTAAAGCTTGTAATAGATTTGTTTTTCCGATTCATTATCTAGCGTCTTTCTCTAAACATTATTCAAACATAACAATGTGGGGACATTATGCCTCTGGCCATAGAGGTATTTGTTTAGTGTTTAAAAAAGATAAACATCTAAAGCTCACGACAAGACAAAAACTTCCCTTTAAAGAAGTCATATATGAAGATAAAGCAATTGAAATGAATTTTTTCACAAGTTTGGCAGCTCTTTCACTATATAAAATTGACAAATATTGGCTAGAAGACGGAAATTCCTTTAGTAAGTATGAAGGTATCTCTGTATATGATTCTGATAGTTTTCGTGATGATTACTGGTCACGTTTCAACAGAAAAACACAAACAAAAACTGAATCATGGAGTAGCGAGCAGGAAGTCCGAGTAGTATTTTCAAATCATTGGGGTCCTGAAATAGAATATGCAGCTAGAATAAAACAATATGATTTTGATTGTCTAGATGGAATTATATTTGGCATAAAAACACCAGATAAAGTTAAAATTGATATTATATCTGTGGTAGAAAATATATTAAAAGAAAGAAGAGATACTCGAAACTTCAATTTTTACCAAGCAGAAATAGATTTAGAAAAGTATAAGATGAAATATTTTAAGTTGAATATAAGCCTCAATGATTGA
- a CDS encoding helix-turn-helix domain-containing protein: MATKLGQAFRDLRLTKGVTMGKMAEALNVTPPFLSAIEHGKKKPSDELIEKVIQYFELNEEKAHSIKDLVAKEIGEKKISLDGLLETDKDDILAFARKYTGLGEDAKNMIRKMLDEN, translated from the coding sequence ATGGCAACCAAACTAGGACAGGCTTTTAGAGATCTGAGACTAACTAAAGGCGTTACTATGGGTAAAATGGCAGAAGCATTAAATGTAACCCCACCATTTCTTTCAGCCATTGAACACGGTAAAAAGAAGCCGAGTGATGAGCTAATTGAAAAAGTTATTCAGTATTTTGAACTAAATGAAGAAAAAGCACATTCAATCAAAGATTTAGTAGCTAAGGAAATAGGAGAAAAGAAAATCTCCTTAGATGGATTATTGGAAACAGACAAGGACGACATACTTGCCTTTGCTAGAAAATATACAGGGTTGGGAGAAGATGCAAAAAATATGATCAGGAAAATGCTTGATGAAAACTGA
- a CDS encoding ImmA/IrrE family metallo-endopeptidase, giving the protein MKTERAPEGFRVKPRSVDQIRKIALNLKDMLIRNRDYVPIVPLLEALAYNEVIDYEIIEDCDIESDTWGYTLLGRNSEGGIIPFIRIPNKVYAGALKGDGFHRFTIAHEIGHAILHKTDLLINFIRAERSTSHRKEKKWYEDSEWQANTFASELLADIRSITTADNEITISNKFGISRSAARTRIGKLIRDKKRLNQRALKSLYNK; this is encoded by the coding sequence ATGAAAACTGAACGAGCCCCAGAAGGTTTTAGAGTTAAACCAAGGTCTGTAGATCAAATCAGGAAAATAGCCTTAAATCTAAAAGACATGTTGATACGCAATAGGGATTATGTCCCTATTGTCCCCCTACTAGAAGCACTAGCCTATAATGAAGTAATTGATTACGAAATTATTGAAGATTGTGATATTGAAAGTGATACATGGGGTTATACGTTACTGGGAAGGAATTCTGAAGGAGGGATTATACCTTTCATTAGAATTCCCAATAAGGTTTATGCGGGAGCTTTAAAAGGCGATGGCTTCCATCGATTTACTATTGCTCATGAGATTGGTCACGCAATCCTTCATAAAACAGATTTATTAATCAATTTTATTCGTGCTGAAAGATCAACCTCACACAGGAAGGAAAAAAAATGGTACGAAGATAGCGAATGGCAAGCGAATACCTTCGCATCAGAGCTATTGGCTGATATAAGGAGTATAACAACAGCTGATAATGAAATAACAATTTCTAACAAGTTTGGTATATCTAGATCGGCAGCTAGAACAAGAATAGGTAAATTAATAAGAGATAAAAAAAGACTCAATCAGCGGGCACTGAAGAGTCTTTATAATAAATAA